In one Cystobacter fuscus DSM 2262 genomic region, the following are encoded:
- the tkt gene encoding transketolase, translating to MPHDPTDWLCINTIRTLAMDAVEQAHSGHPGAPMALAPVAYQLWQQELRYDPTQPVWPNRDRFVLSNGHASMLLYALLHLTGVRRITGEDEVSQEVAVSLEDIKKFRQLDSSTPGHPEYRWTSGVETTTGPLGQGVSNSVGMAMASQWLANHFNRPGFELFDYDVWAICGDGDLMEGVASEAASVAGHLKLSNLCWIYDSNHISIDGSTELAFTEDVGRRFEAYGWRVLRVADANDLEALSSAFRAFKQERGLPTLIIVHSLIGFGAPKKQGTASAHGEALGEAEVKGAKKNYGWPEDAKFLVPDGVRERFAQGVGARGQKLRTEWEAKLAEYKKQHPEQAEHLRRMQRRELPEGWDKELPTFPADPKGVASRESSGKVLNALAKNYPWLVGGSADLNPSTKTYLTFSGPMRPGDLSGRNIHYGVREHAMGAITNGLALSRLRAYSATFFIFSDYERPAIRLSSIMEIPSIHIFTHDSIGVGEDGPTHQPVEQLASLRAIPGLIVLRPGDANEVTEAWRVIAPLTHQPVVLVLTRQALPTLDRTKYAPASGLAKGAYILADSEGTPDVILIGTGSEVQLCVEAYEKLKSEGVKARVVSMPSWELFEQQDEAYREKVLPRAVTARVAVEQGSSFGWERWVGLSGKVIGMRTFGASAPLKNLLQKFGFSTEKVLEAAREVMKSPKR from the coding sequence ATGCCACACGATCCCACCGATTGGCTTTGCATCAATACCATCCGCACCCTCGCCATGGACGCGGTGGAACAGGCCCACTCGGGCCACCCGGGCGCCCCCATGGCGCTGGCCCCCGTGGCCTACCAGCTCTGGCAGCAGGAGCTGCGCTACGATCCCACCCAGCCCGTCTGGCCCAACCGCGACCGGTTCGTGCTCTCCAACGGGCACGCCTCCATGCTCCTCTACGCGCTCCTGCACCTCACGGGCGTGCGCCGCATCACCGGCGAGGACGAGGTGTCGCAGGAAGTGGCCGTCTCGCTCGAGGACATCAAGAAGTTCCGCCAGCTCGACAGCTCCACTCCCGGCCACCCGGAGTACCGGTGGACGAGCGGCGTGGAGACCACCACCGGCCCCCTGGGCCAGGGCGTCTCCAACTCGGTGGGCATGGCCATGGCCAGCCAGTGGCTCGCCAACCACTTCAACCGCCCGGGCTTCGAGCTGTTCGACTACGACGTGTGGGCCATCTGCGGCGACGGCGACCTGATGGAGGGCGTGGCCAGCGAGGCCGCCTCCGTCGCCGGCCACCTGAAGCTGTCCAACCTGTGCTGGATCTACGACAGCAACCACATCAGCATCGACGGCAGCACGGAGCTGGCCTTCACCGAGGACGTGGGCCGGCGCTTCGAGGCCTACGGCTGGCGCGTGCTGCGCGTGGCGGACGCCAATGACCTGGAAGCGCTCTCGAGCGCCTTCCGCGCCTTCAAGCAGGAGCGCGGCCTGCCCACGCTCATCATCGTGCACTCGCTGATTGGCTTTGGCGCGCCCAAGAAGCAGGGCACCGCGAGCGCCCACGGCGAGGCCCTGGGCGAGGCGGAAGTCAAGGGCGCCAAGAAGAACTACGGCTGGCCCGAGGACGCGAAGTTCCTCGTGCCCGACGGCGTGCGCGAGCGCTTCGCGCAAGGGGTGGGCGCGCGCGGCCAGAAGCTGCGCACCGAGTGGGAGGCGAAGCTCGCCGAGTACAAGAAGCAGCACCCGGAGCAGGCCGAGCACCTGCGGCGCATGCAGCGGCGCGAGCTGCCCGAGGGCTGGGACAAGGAGCTGCCCACCTTCCCCGCGGACCCCAAGGGCGTGGCCTCGCGCGAGTCCAGCGGCAAGGTGCTCAACGCCCTGGCGAAGAACTACCCGTGGCTCGTGGGTGGCTCGGCGGACTTGAACCCCTCCACCAAGACGTACCTGACGTTCTCCGGCCCCATGCGGCCCGGGGACCTGTCCGGGCGCAACATCCACTACGGGGTGCGCGAGCACGCCATGGGCGCCATCACCAACGGCCTGGCCCTCAGCCGGCTGCGCGCCTACAGCGCCACCTTCTTCATCTTCAGTGACTACGAGCGGCCCGCCATCCGCCTGTCGTCCATCATGGAGATTCCCTCCATCCACATCTTCACCCACGACTCCATCGGCGTGGGCGAGGACGGCCCCACGCACCAGCCCGTCGAGCAGCTCGCCAGCCTGCGCGCCATTCCGGGCCTCATCGTGCTGCGCCCCGGCGACGCCAACGAGGTGACCGAGGCGTGGCGCGTCATCGCCCCGCTCACGCACCAGCCCGTGGTGCTCGTGCTCACGCGCCAGGCGCTGCCCACGTTGGATCGCACGAAGTACGCCCCGGCCTCGGGCCTCGCCAAGGGCGCCTACATCCTCGCCGACAGCGAGGGCACGCCGGACGTCATCCTCATCGGCACGGGCAGCGAGGTGCAGCTGTGCGTGGAGGCCTACGAGAAGCTCAAGAGCGAGGGCGTCAAGGCGCGCGTGGTGAGCATGCCCTCGTGGGAGCTGTTCGAGCAGCAGGACGAGGCGTACCGGGAGAAGGTG